aatATAGTCAGGAAAATAAATGATGGTAATTCTACTAGAATTTGGTCTTCAATCTGGTTACCTGGTACTTCATATCCGCCTGTGTCTATTAACCCTGATTTTAATGATTATACTTTTGTTAGTGAGCTTATTGATGTGCAAAATCATTGCTGGAATATTAACCTTTTAAATTCTTTATTCTCTCCAAATGATGTTATCAAGATTAGAACTATTAGGTTTAATCTACAGCTTAAAGATAAAGTTATGTGGGCTCATACTAGTAATGGTAAGTTTACTATTAAATCGGCTTATAAGGTGTATATGAATGATAGTTTTTCGGTTGAAGATGTCTCTTTTTGGAAGAAAGTTTGGTCTTTAGATTGTCTTCCTAAAATTAAGTTTTTCATGTGGAAGATTTTTGCGCAAATGCTTCCTGTCAATACTATGCTTAAAATTTATAATCCTTATATTGATGATACTTGTCCTTTGTGCAACAATGATACGGAGTCTCTGATTAATTTATTCTTTCATTGTCCTATTGCTTCTCATGTGTGGTTTGGTATGTCTCTTCAACATCTGgttcattctgatttttttttggattgagGATTTCTTTCTCAGCGGGTTTGATAGTCACTTGAGGCAGTATCCTTTTGCTGTGAATTGACCAAGTATTGGGGGTATTATTATGTGGTTTATATGGAAGACAAGATGTGACGTGGTTTTCAAAAAAGTCTCTATTAATATGGATAAAATTATTTTAGATGCTAAAAGAAATACTTACGTTGCCCCTTCTTTGACTGTTAAGGCAGTTAATAGAGAGGTTAAAACTTCAGTAAATGTTGTGGAGTATATCATGTTTTTAGATGGATCCTTTAAGAGGTTGGGTATAATTCTTTGTGATAATGCAGGCAGAATAGTTCGCTCTCGCTTGGACTTTGGACTGATTTCAGAAGCAGTTGGTGCTGAGGCGACTGCGCTTTTTCTAGCTATCTCCTGGGCGAAGGAGATGAATCTGTCTAAAGTCTAGTTTGTGAATGATTTTCTCCAAGTACTGGATTTTGTTAATGGAGACAATTGAATatatgatacgtattgatctctgtaccttggtaactattattatagaggcggaattcagaataataatagacgaaaactagaaaacagaaacaCACTAGGAACCAGatccgaagaaatatatcttctctagattatgaagaagaaactattacaattctctctttgttacgctcacaatctctctaaacagtggataaccttaaactgtttgctaagtttgcttttacaataattaattgcctcacaaacttctctctctgatctaggtgtgtctgtatcacaaagcacactctagatgtcttagctatgagctaaacatctctatttataggtttaacggtttcccaaaccttataggaatctaattccttatctaagaataattcattttctagatattttcttatctaggaataatatcttttctaggtatatttctttatctaggaataattccttttctaaaaagaattccttgtctaggtatatttccttatctacgaATATTACCTTATCTAGGTATATATTTTCAtatctagaaatattaccttgtctaggaaatattccttttctaggtatatttccttatctaggaatattaccttgtctaagaatatttccttatctaagaatgctgcctaaaaatcagtattccttcccaaAGTAGAAATCTATTCTCAatccgtcttgaggatcactagttctcggagagaggaagatacacatgtatcaataTAGAATGGAGATGTAGTGATCTGTTGGAAGACTACAGGGTTTTGCTTTTGAAAAGTAGTAATTATAATGTTGTTTTTGTTAAGCGttcaaaaaaaatattagctGATCGGCTTGCACGTCGGGCTAGGAAGTATTGTATTAAGGATAATTGAgtctctctttttcttcttttttgatagTTTTGTAAGAAAGGAACCCATATAGGATGTTTGTATTTCCCTTCTTGGTTAATTTAAGGTGTGTTTCCcagcaacaaaaaaacaaaaaaacattgtGCACAATGTCTCTGCCGTTGAAACAAAGTTATAAAATTTTATTTGAATAAATTCCAAATCATGGATGGTTGGATTCAAGGGTTTGAACCATAGCCTTATACCTGTACCACTTAGCACAAactaaaaaatacacaaaatttaTGATCTCCATCAGACTAATGGTGTAATAAAAGTAATCCAGTCTCCCTTTATTTAGATCCTCAGCCAACCAATTCCCAGTCGCAGCGCCTTGGGTTGTTTGATGTACCACAGAGACCAGAAAGCCACTTGCATAACTCCCTACCGCAATGGCAAGGTAGTATACAGATACTCCAATGCTTCTCATGTTCTCTGGAAATTGTTTGTAATAGAACTCAACTTGACCAATGAGGCCAAATGCTTCGGCAAGGCCACTTAAAAAGAGTTGAGGGATCAACCAAAGCCCCGGCATAGATGAAACAGCACCACCGCCTTTGGCATAACCTAGAGTAGGATGGGTTTGAGCTAAGtttcttcgcctttcttcggcTAATGCAGAGACCAACATAAATAGTGCAGAAAGGAATGTTCCAATTCCTATCCTCTGGAGAAGTGTGATACCACCTTCTTGACGAGTGAATTTTCTCAGGGATGGTACAATAAGTCGGTCATAAATAGGGATCCAGACAGCAATGGTTAGCCAGGAGACTGCCGTGTAAGATGCAGCAGGAATCTTGAAGTTGTTATTGCCTAGGCGCCTATCTGACTGAAGGGCTTGGTAGACCACATATATCTGTTGTTGGGTTGTTGCAATATGGAAAATTGCAGATGAAACCCAAATAGGAAGGACTCTTACAAGACATTTTACCTCTTCCACTTGTTGCATCGTACAAAgtcgccatggattagcaggtgatCCATCTTCGTTGATCTGATCCTCAATCGTTACTATTGCAGCCCTATCGATAAAGCTGATACCACGGAAAAAACAAATATGACATTGTGGCATGGCTTTGTTGCCAATTTGATGAAATGAATGCATATAGAAAACAAAATAATTAGCTAAAACGAGCAAATACACTGCTCAATAGATGGATTTAGCATACGTTTCTTACCGAAACTGATTGGTGTAATGAAGTTCGGAGTTGATTGAACTCTTTGTAAAATGTTTGAAAAGAGCGGTTTCTGGGTCCTCTGGTTGTTCCAAACTGCGTTTCTTTGCTGCAGCCACCAGAACTTGAATTATGCTTGTGATAGGACTCCCCTCAGGTTTTACTTTAACATATATTCGCGATCCCGTGAAGAAGAGTAAGCATGCAATGAACATTAAACAGGGGGGAATAGCTAGTCCCAGAGCCCAGCTTAAGTTAGATTGCACGTAAACGATGAATGTCAAAGACACTATAAAGCAGATGGAGATGACACAATAATACCAATTGATGAAGCTGTCAATACTTTTCTTGCCAGAATCTGTTTTGGGATAGAACTGATCAGCTCCAAAGGCCATGTTACATGGCCTAATCCCTCCCGAACCAATGACTAATAGAAGTAGCGCGAACAACAAGAAAGCCCATTGTGATGCAGTAGGTTGTACACATAAGCTTTTTTTCATTCCGCAAGTGGGAGGATGTAATTTGGAGATGGTCGCTGTCAACATCACCAGAAAAAGTCCCTTCAGGAGAAAAGGTGAATCAGAAAAATATGAAATAGTACATATTTATTTAGTGTATAGATAGAATGGAATATTAATAATATCGATCATAAAGCTTCGTACCATAAGAGAAGCTATTGACGCAAATCCTAGTGTCTTGAAGCGTCCGAAGTAAGCATCGGCCAAGAAACCTCCTATCAATGGTGAGATGAAGGTGGTTCCGTTGAAGACGTTCATAAGTATGGCAGCACTAACATGCTTGATGTTGAAGACTGTGGTGAAATAGACTACAAGGTTCGATGATGTTCCCCAAGTCCCGAGTTTCTCAAACATTTCATTCCCTGCATTTTACATTGACGATAATCATGGCATGCAGTACGTAGTTATAAGATAAGAACAGAAACTTCATATTTATGTTATTTGTGCATAAGATCTTCTTCCCTAATTGTGTTTTATTGCCCAACAAGGCTAGTATAGCATAAAATATCTAGTGGTAAGTGCATGCATCATAAGGACAAGGCCATAAGTACAACTTCTTTTCAACTTTTGAAACGAACATGCATAATTACATGGTTTCTTGTATTGATATATTGTTGCAGCGAGAGTATTCAGCAGCCGTTCGATTTAGAGGACGTACCTATGTACTAGCTATATATCTCTGTCGACTTACGTACCTATTATGAAGGGCATGGCTTTGATTCCTCTATGTCTGATCTCAGTTTCATTAGATATCGCAGCTTTCTCTTCCTCCATTGATGTGTTCTTGAATAAAACCCAAGCTTATATTGTAGTACTTCTTATGCTTCTCCTTCATGAGCCTCTCATCATATATATAGAACATCATAAAAGATTTGATACCTTATTGCCTTGCGTCATTTCATCATTTAATGGTGGGGATTCCTAAATTATTTAACTAGCAATAATGTTGGAAACAATGGGGTTTACTGTAGCTGAATCATCATCAAATAGTTGaaagttattttttctttttgctgcAAGTTGAAAGTAGAAATCTTTTTGATAGACAAGAAATTGCAATTACACTAACATGGAATCATCGATGCACCTAGTGGTGGTGGTCCTTGAACTGAGAGAGCATGTGGCATATATGCTCTATGTATAGACTTATATGATCTATATCGATTCCCGCAAAACAAACAGGTCCCTTTTCATGTTATTgggtaaaatttagaaatgtgaATGAAGTAAACAGGTACATGGAGCCATATCATAATTACTGAGCTTATTATATATTATCGTAGGCAAACTGGGGAACCGTGTTCTATTTCCTTCATTCATATTGCGACGAAATCGAGTTTGTCTCCTGAATTTAGCCGGAAATTTTTTTATCTGATTAAAAGTTggctaaatatgctaaagaaTTAGCAAGTGGATTTGTAAGTGGGATATGTGCATTTGTTAGTGTGATCTTGCCTTCTAATGACATCATCACTTGTAAGTCATCTTCTCACGGCCTTTCTACCAGTGCTAATGTGAAGCATAATCCCTCTGCAGTGGTACTCACAATCGGTCATTTGACAGTAACAACTAACAGTTACATGAGTACTTGGAACGAAGGAAAGTGTACAGGGAATAATATACTCAGGGCTACTCAAGGGAGTTGGGCTGCCCTCTGTGCCGTATCAAAATTAAAACTCAGGGCTGCCAAAAATAAATCATAGCCTCAAATGAGAGTATGACACCTCCTCCTCGGAATCAATTTTCTTTTGTTAGAAATGAGGGTttgattctatttttattttctgaagTACCATGAGGATTAGGGCTACAAGATTTCATTCCGTTTTGAAAATCTCAATAAAATATTGAATGAAGACACTACAGCAATGTTCTTGAAGGAGTCTAATCTTCAGGGTTCCTCCTTTACAAGTGGTTCTACTAGTGGAGCTCATAGTAGAATTCCTGCTAACATTCTGTACCACAGGCAAACAAAAGGTTTGTTTCATTTGATTTTGCTTCTTCCATTTTGTGGTTTCTACTGTTCTGAAGTTCAAATTTAGGCTGTTTAggttaaaaaaagaaaacaacaatttcCTGAGATTT
This genomic stretch from Papaver somniferum cultivar HN1 chromosome 5, ASM357369v1, whole genome shotgun sequence harbors:
- the LOC113281568 gene encoding protein NRT1/ PTR FAMILY 2.11-like, producing MEEEKAAISNETEIRHRGIKAMPFIIGNEMFEKLGTWGTSSNLVVYFTTVFNIKHVSAAILMNVFNGTTFISPLIGGFLADAYFGRFKTLGFASIASLMGLFLVMLTATISKLHPPTCGMKKSLCVQPTASQWAFLLFALLLLVIGSGGIRPCNMAFGADQFYPKTDSGKKSIDSFINWYYCVISICFIVSLTFIVYVQSNLSWALGLAIPPCLMFIACLLFFTGSRIYVKVKPEGSPITSIIQVLVAAAKKRSLEQPEDPETALFKHFTKSSINSELHYTNQFRFIDRAAIVTIEDQINEDGSPANPWRLCTMQQVEEVKCLVRVLPIWVSSAIFHIATTQQQIYVVYQALQSDRRLGNNNFKIPAASYTAVSWLTIAVWIPIYDRLIVPSLRKFTRQEGGITLLQRIGIGTFLSALFMLVSALAEERRRNLAQTHPTLGYAKGGGAVSSMPGLWLIPQLFLSGLAEAFGLIGQVEFYYKQFPENMRSIGVSVYYLAIAVGSYASGFLVSVVHQTTQGAATGNWLAEDLNKGRLDYFYYTISLMEIINFVYFLVCAKWYRYKAMVQTLESNHP